One Halanaerobium hydrogeniformans genomic window, GATGAAGAAGGTTATTCTGTTGTAACAAGAAATTTAGAAGGACTTCCAATCGCAGCAAGTGAAGAGATAGAAAGAATGTTTGAAATGGTTAAAAAAGGTGAAGAAGACCCGGCTAAATTAAAAAGAGAATTAGACCGCTGGGGAGTCTTCAATGCTTATCAAGATAGATTCTTTGATCTTTTTAAGGAGGATTGATAGTTGTGAAAAGCGCATATGAAGTTGCTATGGAAAGAGCGGAAAGAATTTATGCTGATGATGAGGGTGATAATTCACTGGAGATCAGGGAAAATTTAAAAAAAGTTATGGCCCCTTTTTTCAAAGGTGATATGGATCCTGAAGGTTTATGGCATGAATTAAAAGATGAAGATGAGGCTGTTTTAGTTGAGGCCCAGTTAATGTTAATTGAGTCGATTGGACTACGTAATAGCTCTGAACAGATTGAGCGGAGAAAAGAAGCAGTAGTTGCCGTAGAATCACTTAAAGATACGGAAAATAGTAGTTTTTTCGAAAAATCTTTTACTCAGGCTCAGAGCCTACAGCAGCAGTATCAAACTCAAAAAAATAAATTAGATCAACAGGTACAGCAGCATCTAGATAATTCTCAGGCACAGGGTTTAAGTGCTCAGGCAGCTGCAAATGGTGGCCAGGAACAGGGAATGAATGGTCAGATGAGACAGCAGCTTGCTAAAAAACTTTCTGAATTTCAAAAAAGCTATAATCAGCGTTTTGATAAATTAATTGAAAAAATGAAAGCAGAATTGAAATAATAATTAAAAACTTATTTTAGGAATCCGACTTTTTGGTCGGATTTTTTTTTAGACGATAGTTCATTTATAACTTTAAGCAGGATTAACATAAAACAGCTAGAATTATATACTTAGATAATATTCTGGGGTGAGAAAATGATTAAAAATATAGTGTTTGACCTGGGGAATGTCCTCTTAGACTTTGATCCGGAAAGTTATTTGGCTGATCTAGAGTATGATGAACAGCAAAAAATGGAAATTAAAAAAGCTGTTTTTGCCAGTCCCGAATGGCTGCAGCTGGACAGGGGAAGCCTTAACTTTGCTGAAGCTAAAAAGAAAATGATCGCGAGAAATCCCCATTTAGCGCCTGAGATAGAAAATGTAGTGGATGGCTGGGAAAAAATACTTAGTTTGAAAGAAGATACTCTTTTAATTTTAAAAGAGCTGGCTCAAAAAGATTATCAGCTTTATGTGCTTTCTAATTTTCATCAGAAAGCTTTTGCTTATGTTCATGAAAAATATGATTTTTTCAGTTATTTTTCTGGGATTGTTATTTCTTCTGAGGTAGGGATGATCAAACCAGAAAAAGAAATTTATTCTTATTTATTAAATGAATATCAATTAAAAGCAGAAGAAACTTTATTTATTGATGATACACTGGCTAACATTGAAGCAGCTCAAAGCAAGGGGATAAAAGGAATTCATTTTCAAACAGCAGAAATGTTAAAAGAAGAGTTGCAATATTATTTCGAATCAGTAGAATCTTTAGGGGAGTGAGGCTATGTTTGAAGGCATCGAACCGGATTATGTTTATCATCAATTAATTGAAATTATAGAAAATTATCTTTTGGTTCGAACAAATTTAATAGAATTAATTATTTTTCTTATAATGATTTTTGCAGCTTATTTTTTAAGCAAAATAACTGCAACTAGAATAGAAGAATTACTTAAAAAAATAAAGTTTTTTAAAGAAAATAAGATAAAAAGGGCTGTTAATAGACTGTTATTGCCTTTAATTTTAATGCTTTTGATTTCTGCTTATTATGTTATTGCAGCTGTTTTAAATCTACCATTAGCAGTAATCAGTATTTTTGCGAATCTTGTTACAGCCTGGTTGATCGTCAAATCTATAACTCTGTTTTTTCCTAAAAAGAAAATGTTTAAATTTCTATCAGTTTTAATTTGGATAATTGCCGCTTTAAGAATTCTTAATATTTATGAAGAAACGATTAGCTTTTTGGATAGTCTTGCTTTTAGAAGTGGCAACCTGAGAGTCTCAGTTTTACTTATTGCCCAGTCGTTAATTATTTTCAGTATATTATTATGGGCTGCTGATAGAATAAGCAGGATCGTTAGTAGACAGATTAATAAAAATACGGACCTTACTCCTTCGGTCAGGGTTTTATTAAATAAAATTGCTAAATTTTTGATCTTCACCGCTGCAGCTTTATTTGCCTTAAGTTCACTGGGAATTGATTTAGGTGCTTTTGCCTTCCTTGGTGGTGCTGTTGGTGTTGGTTTAGGTTTCGGGCTGCAGAAAATTGTATCTAATTTTATCAGTGGAATAATTATCTTGGCTGATAAATCCATTAAACCCGGGGATGTTGTAGAAATCGGTGATGTTTATGGCTGGGTTAGGGAACTTGATACCCGTTTCGTCTCTGTGGTTACCCAGGCAGGCAAGGAATTTCTGATTCCAAATGAGGATTTTATAACTAAAAAGGTAATTAACTGGTCATATAGTGATAACCTGGTTCGGGTTAATGTAGAAGTTGGTGTTTCCTATGATAGTGATTTAAGACTGGTTGAAGAACTGATTCTAAAAGCTTCAGAGGGGAAAAAAAGAATCTTGGATTCTCCTAAACCAAGCTGTTTGCTGATGGAATTTGCTGATAGCTCTGTAAACTTTGAGCTGCGATTCTGGATTAGTGATCCACAAAATGGGATCCATTCAATTCAAAGTGATGTACTCTTATCCATCTGGGATAATTTTAAAGAACATGATATAGAAATTCCATTTCCGCAGAGAGATTATCATCTTAGATCTATGTCTGAATCTATATCTGAATCTATTAACAAAAATTTGGCTGGTTTGGGCAAAAATTCAAAACAAGAAGATAATATTGAGCAAGAATAATTTGAAAACTGGATTAAGGAGGCTAATTTATGGGAAAAATTTTAATTCCACTTGCTGAAGGTTTTGAAGAAATAGAGGCGGTTACCAATATCGATGTTTTAAGAAGAGCTGGTCTTGAGGTTGTTACTGCAGGAATTGGTGGCAGAGAAATCATGGGAGATCATGCTATAAAAGTAGAAGCAGATGAAAAAATCGAGAATATTGACAGTGCCGATATTTCTGCGGTGGTTTTACCTGGTGGTATGCCTGGAGCTGCTAACTTAAGAGATAGTGAAGAACTCTTAGAGATAATCAGGGATGTTAATAATAGAGGTGACCTGTGTGCAGCGATTTGTGCTGCTCCAATTGTTTTAGAAGCAGCAGGAATATTAGAAGGTAAAAAAGCTACCAGTTATCCAGGTTTTGATGAAGAGATGCAGTCTGCTGATTATCAGGAAAAAAAGCTTGTTATAGATGGTAATATTATAACCTCTCGTGGCCCTGGACTTGCCCTTGAGTTTGCTCTAAATATAGTTGAGTATTTAGTAGATAGTGATAAAAGTGAGCAGCTAAAAAATGCGATGCTCTTTCAGGGCTAAATATTCAATTTTAAAGCAATAATAAAATAATTGCCGATAAGAAAACCCCGTTCTTTAGAACGGGGTTTTTATTTGCTAAATTTAAATCAGCAAGTTATTATATTAGCTTTTTGTGTTATTCACTAACATACATTTCTTCATAATATCTTTCCACCATTTTTTTAGCAGAAAATCTTTCATAAGTTGATTGCACACTTTCAAACATCATATCCTGCCAGCGATCTTTGTTTGCATAAAAGGTAGGAATTACATCATTGAATAGAACCCTATAGAGAGCGTAAAGATCACTTTCATCCTGGCCTTCACCTTCATAGCCATCTCCAAATTGCCAGCCGTTAATCCCGTGCTCACAACCTTCGACCCACCAACCATCAAGTATACTGAGGTTGAGACCACCATTCATGGCAGCTTTCATACCTGAAGTACCACTTGCTTCTAGAGGTTTACGGGGGTTGTTCAGCCATACATCAACACCACGGGTCAGCATTCTTCCAGTTTCCATATTATAATCTTCTAAGAAAACTACACTATTTGGGAATTGTTTTGCTTTTTTAACAATATTAGCTACGATGTTTTTACCATTATCATCTGTTGGATGTGCTTTACCTGAGAATACTAATTGAATATCACCACATTCTAAATAAGGATCGATCACATCTGATTTTTGAAAAATAAGATTTGGTCTTTTATATGCTGTAGCTCTTCTTGCAAAACCAATAATAAGCTTATTGGGATCAAGTTGTGCTCCATTAGTTTCTTTTATATAATCTACCAATTCATTTTTCATCTCTTGATGTTTTTCAACAATTTTCTCCTTGTTATCAACATTATCTCTAATTCTTTTGTCAACCCAGGTACTTCTGTGTACACCATTCGTAATTGAGATTATTGGTGATTTTCCTGTAACATCTTTCCACATTTCTCGAGCTGTTTGACCGTGTAATTTTGCAACACCATTAGAGATTCTAGAGAGGCGTAAGCCTGCCACTGTCATTCCAAAAGGGCTGTCTCCAATTTCTTTCATCTGTTCTCTTGTCAGGCTATTAAAGGCACCCATTTTTTCTAAGCTATCTAAGCTATGAGCCTCATTACCTTCTTTAACAGGGGTGTGGGTTGTAAAGACAATATCTTCTTTAACAGTTTTCCAGGCTTCATGGAAATCCATTCCGTTTTCCATTTTTTCTCTGATTAATTCTGTACCTGCTAAAGCTGCATGTCCTTCATTGAAGTGATAAATATCAATGTTAAGGCCTAATTTTCTAATTGCCTTAACTCCACCAATTCCCAGAACAATCTCCTGAGCAATTCTTTTTTCATTAAAACCATCATAAAGTCCGTCAGTTATGTTCTGGAATTTCTTGTTTTCAGCTAAGTTAGCATCGAGAAGGTAAAGGGTTGCATTATCAAATTTATCAACTTTCCAGATTTTAAGTGTTACATCTTGATCCTTAACTTTTACGGTAACTTTTTCTCCTGTATCAACTGCATGTTCATAATTTCTTTTTTGGATAGGATGTTTATCAACAGGACGTCCATCTTTATTTATAACCTGCTTAGAATATCCTTTTTTCCACAAAAGACCAATTCCTGTAATAGGATAAGAATATTCTTTTGCTGCCTTTAAAATGTCTCCTGCCAAGATTCCTAGTCCACCTGCATAAATCCTCATATCTTCATCTAAACCATATTCCATACAAAAATATGCTGTATGGGGTTTGCTGTTGTTCATCTACTTCACTCCTTTTTAATATTAAAACTTTTCCCAAATATAATAAATTAATATAGATCCAAAATGCCTACCTTTTTTACAATTTATAAGTATGCATCTATTTATTATAACAAATTCTCAGCAAATGTCTATTATTTTAGTACATTTTGGTTAAATTTTTCTAATAGTTTATGTTCATTATCACTATCTGGTAGGAAAAAATAACTTGGTATATCACTGTGATCAA contains:
- a CDS encoding HAD family hydrolase, which codes for MIKNIVFDLGNVLLDFDPESYLADLEYDEQQKMEIKKAVFASPEWLQLDRGSLNFAEAKKKMIARNPHLAPEIENVVDGWEKILSLKEDTLLILKELAQKDYQLYVLSNFHQKAFAYVHEKYDFFSYFSGIVISSEVGMIKPEKEIYSYLLNEYQLKAEETLFIDDTLANIEAAQSKGIKGIHFQTAEMLKEELQYYFESVESLGE
- a CDS encoding mechanosensitive ion channel family protein translates to MFEGIEPDYVYHQLIEIIENYLLVRTNLIELIIFLIMIFAAYFLSKITATRIEELLKKIKFFKENKIKRAVNRLLLPLILMLLISAYYVIAAVLNLPLAVISIFANLVTAWLIVKSITLFFPKKKMFKFLSVLIWIIAALRILNIYEETISFLDSLAFRSGNLRVSVLLIAQSLIIFSILLWAADRISRIVSRQINKNTDLTPSVRVLLNKIAKFLIFTAAALFALSSLGIDLGAFAFLGGAVGVGLGFGLQKIVSNFISGIIILADKSIKPGDVVEIGDVYGWVRELDTRFVSVVTQAGKEFLIPNEDFITKKVINWSYSDNLVRVNVEVGVSYDSDLRLVEELILKASEGKKRILDSPKPSCLLMEFADSSVNFELRFWISDPQNGIHSIQSDVLLSIWDNFKEHDIEIPFPQRDYHLRSMSESISESINKNLAGLGKNSKQEDNIEQE
- a CDS encoding DJ-1 family glyoxalase III codes for the protein MGKILIPLAEGFEEIEAVTNIDVLRRAGLEVVTAGIGGREIMGDHAIKVEADEKIENIDSADISAVVLPGGMPGAANLRDSEELLEIIRDVNNRGDLCAAICAAPIVLEAAGILEGKKATSYPGFDEEMQSADYQEKKLVIDGNIITSRGPGLALEFALNIVEYLVDSDKSEQLKNAMLFQG
- the glgP gene encoding alpha-glucan family phosphorylase; this encodes MNNSKPHTAYFCMEYGLDEDMRIYAGGLGILAGDILKAAKEYSYPITGIGLLWKKGYSKQVINKDGRPVDKHPIQKRNYEHAVDTGEKVTVKVKDQDVTLKIWKVDKFDNATLYLLDANLAENKKFQNITDGLYDGFNEKRIAQEIVLGIGGVKAIRKLGLNIDIYHFNEGHAALAGTELIREKMENGMDFHEAWKTVKEDIVFTTHTPVKEGNEAHSLDSLEKMGAFNSLTREQMKEIGDSPFGMTVAGLRLSRISNGVAKLHGQTAREMWKDVTGKSPIISITNGVHRSTWVDKRIRDNVDNKEKIVEKHQEMKNELVDYIKETNGAQLDPNKLIIGFARRATAYKRPNLIFQKSDVIDPYLECGDIQLVFSGKAHPTDDNGKNIVANIVKKAKQFPNSVVFLEDYNMETGRMLTRGVDVWLNNPRKPLEASGTSGMKAAMNGGLNLSILDGWWVEGCEHGINGWQFGDGYEGEGQDESDLYALYRVLFNDVIPTFYANKDRWQDMMFESVQSTYERFSAKKMVERYYEEMYVSE